The Bradyrhizobium sp. WBAH42 genome includes a window with the following:
- a CDS encoding curlin — protein sequence MKRHLGGACAATLALFLASALSATAQTADIKTIVSVGGPPVVLNQNSQLNMAGVFMIGGTTSATVTQNGSNNATGVLQFGGTSSASVGQTGVNNFAYVGQAGQSATSLISQLGTMNAGTVAQFGTVNASTIVQTGP from the coding sequence ATGAAACGTCATCTGGGCGGCGCATGCGCCGCAACGCTCGCTCTGTTCCTGGCCAGCGCCCTTTCGGCGACAGCACAGACGGCCGACATCAAGACCATCGTCTCGGTCGGCGGACCGCCCGTCGTGCTGAATCAGAACAGCCAGCTCAACATGGCGGGCGTGTTCATGATCGGAGGCACGACCAGCGCGACCGTGACGCAGAACGGCAGCAACAACGCCACGGGCGTCCTGCAGTTCGGCGGAACGAGTTCCGCATCGGTCGGGCAGACCGGGGTCAACAACTTCGCCTATGTCGGCCAGGCCGGCCAGTCGGCGACCAGCCTGATATCCCAGCTCGGTACGATGAATGCGGGCACGGTGGCGCAGTTCGGCACCGTCAACGCCTCGACCATCGTCCAGACCGGCCCCTGA
- a CDS encoding curlin → MRITYFIATVAAFAALTAADARAGNSASVLQFGTTNTSFISQSGGTSNSATTLQFGATNTATTLQTGSLLTVNTAVIGQGGTTATATNTALTDQVGGANSSLIGQIGANNTAGVGQLGILNGSTVLQQAP, encoded by the coding sequence ATGCGGATCACCTATTTCATTGCAACGGTTGCGGCATTCGCTGCACTGACGGCAGCCGATGCCCGGGCCGGCAACTCGGCCAGCGTGCTGCAATTCGGCACGACCAACACTTCGTTCATTTCGCAGAGCGGCGGCACCAGCAACAGCGCCACGACGCTGCAGTTCGGCGCCACCAATACCGCGACCACCTTGCAGACGGGCTCGCTGCTCACGGTCAACACCGCGGTGATCGGGCAGGGCGGCACCACTGCGACCGCAACCAATACCGCACTGACCGACCAGGTCGGCGGCGCCAATTCGAGCCTGATAGGCCAGATCGGCGCGAACAACACCGCCGGAGTCGGACAGCTCGGGATCCTGAACGGATCGACTGTTCTCCAGCAGGCGCCGTGA
- a CDS encoding curlin subunit CsgB — protein sequence MRKLFFASVAVLALSSAAQAANTSTTVQVGVVNTSSVSQQGLTNDTSSTSQLGIINSATTMQGTSAASLNNGSTVNQVGVQNSAATGQVAFGNNGSSITQNSFGPAALQNNAAAVGQISVFGINGSTVSQTAH from the coding sequence ATGCGTAAATTGTTTTTTGCATCCGTTGCCGTGCTCGCTCTGTCCTCCGCGGCTCAGGCCGCCAACACCTCCACCACGGTGCAGGTCGGCGTCGTGAATACTTCGAGCGTTTCGCAGCAGGGCCTTACCAACGACACGTCCTCGACCAGCCAGCTCGGCATCATCAACAGTGCGACGACGATGCAGGGCACCAGCGCGGCCTCGCTCAACAACGGCAGCACGGTGAACCAGGTCGGCGTGCAGAACTCGGCGGCCACCGGCCAGGTGGCGTTCGGCAACAACGGCAGCTCGATCACCCAGAACTCGTTCGGGCCCGCCGCGCTTCAGAACAACGCCGCCGCCGTCGGCCAGATCAGTGTGTTCGGCATCAACGGCAGCACCGTCTCGCAGACGGCGCACTGA
- a CDS encoding response regulator transcription factor, with the protein MSSDQATVYVVDDEAQIRAAIGSLCEETGHQVKLFASTEEFLAETVSPGPSCLVLDVRFPGTSPTGLELQRRLAEMGVPIPIVFISGYSDVRVSVEAMKRGAVEFLPKPFREQEILDAIRHGIERDRRRLQREDSVREARQRVEMLTAREREIMLLMAEGLVAKQIAARLGVSEVTAKVHRTRMMRKLELRTPIEVVRLVDSMGREAETTRSV; encoded by the coding sequence ATGAGTTCAGATCAAGCCACAGTTTACGTCGTTGACGACGAAGCCCAGATTCGAGCCGCGATCGGAAGTCTCTGCGAGGAGACCGGGCATCAGGTCAAGCTGTTCGCCTCGACCGAAGAGTTTCTCGCCGAGACCGTTTCGCCCGGGCCGTCATGCCTCGTGCTCGACGTGCGGTTTCCCGGCACGTCGCCGACCGGGCTCGAGCTGCAGCGCCGGCTGGCCGAGATGGGCGTGCCAATTCCGATCGTCTTCATCAGCGGCTACTCCGACGTCCGCGTCTCGGTCGAGGCGATGAAGCGCGGCGCGGTGGAGTTTCTGCCGAAGCCCTTTCGCGAGCAGGAGATCCTCGATGCCATCAGGCACGGCATCGAGCGCGACCGCAGGCGGCTGCAACGCGAAGACAGCGTGCGTGAAGCCCGCCAGCGCGTCGAGATGCTGACGGCGAGAGAGCGCGAGATCATGCTGCTGATGGCCGAAGGGCTCGTCGCCAAGCAGATCGCAGCAAGACTTGGCGTGAGCGAAGTGACGGCGAAGGTCCATCGCACCAGGATGATGCGAAAGCTGGAGCTGCGTACGCCGATCGAAGTGGTGCGGCTGGTCGACAGCATGGGGCGCGAAGCGGAGACGACACGCAGCGTCTAG
- a CDS encoding efflux RND transporter periplasmic adaptor subunit, with the protein MRFVPAFALLGAACGLAAIYAGPGMIAGAAGSAADTAARAYDQTRRLLIPSTREVPAYGSDAPMFRYASIQRGSVEQTVTVTGALQPVKTIEVGSQLSGQLARVYVDFNDPVAKDQPLALIDPRSFAAKVDEARASLAVANALVDIARAKLDRARIDLQNARGSRDVLAAKLESAQAVKSSAQKTLQRKLALQSQNVVATTAVDDAQTEFTARLAQEREAEILMSLNSFSVEGAQADVRRIEAELQQARMAVPEKAAVLAAAQADLDRTVIRSPIDGVVVGRFVNEGQTLAVGLEARTTFMVAHRLEDMEIHAQVDEADIGRIAPGQHAHFTVDAYPDRRFEAVVRQVRKAPQTQQHVVTYTVVLATANLDGALLPGMTALVKIVIERQDDVLKVPLAALRFQPAGTRPDAAARSGVWVRTAGGALQRVAVTVGAAGTEQVALRSGDLVEGSEVAVGQAIRPAGMEILGIRFGS; encoded by the coding sequence ATGCGATTTGTGCCAGCATTTGCCTTGCTCGGAGCTGCGTGCGGCCTCGCTGCGATCTACGCCGGGCCGGGCATGATCGCCGGCGCCGCCGGGAGCGCGGCAGACACGGCGGCTCGCGCCTATGACCAGACCAGGCGGCTGCTGATCCCCTCCACCCGCGAGGTTCCGGCCTACGGGTCGGACGCACCCATGTTCCGCTATGCCTCGATCCAGCGCGGCAGCGTCGAGCAGACCGTCACCGTCACCGGCGCCCTGCAGCCGGTCAAGACGATCGAGGTCGGCTCCCAACTGTCGGGGCAGCTCGCCCGTGTCTATGTCGACTTCAACGACCCCGTCGCCAAGGATCAGCCGCTCGCTCTGATCGATCCGCGCAGCTTTGCAGCCAAGGTCGACGAGGCCAGGGCGTCGCTGGCAGTCGCCAATGCCCTGGTCGACATCGCCAGGGCCAAGCTCGATCGCGCCAGGATCGATCTGCAGAACGCGAGGGGCAGCCGCGACGTGCTCGCGGCCAAGCTCGAGAGCGCGCAGGCGGTGAAGTCCTCGGCTCAGAAGACGCTGCAGCGGAAGCTGGCGCTGCAATCGCAGAACGTGGTGGCGACCACGGCGGTCGACGACGCGCAGACCGAGTTCACCGCGCGCCTCGCCCAGGAACGTGAAGCCGAGATCCTGATGTCCCTCAACTCCTTTTCGGTGGAGGGCGCGCAGGCCGACGTCCGCCGCATCGAGGCGGAGCTGCAGCAGGCTCGCATGGCGGTGCCGGAGAAGGCCGCCGTTCTCGCCGCGGCCCAGGCCGATCTCGACCGCACCGTGATCCGTTCGCCGATCGACGGCGTCGTGGTCGGCCGGTTCGTCAACGAGGGGCAGACGCTCGCGGTCGGACTGGAAGCACGCACCACCTTCATGGTGGCGCACCGCCTGGAGGACATGGAGATTCACGCGCAGGTCGATGAAGCCGACATCGGCCGCATCGCGCCCGGGCAGCACGCGCATTTCACCGTCGACGCCTACCCGGACCGCCGCTTCGAGGCGGTGGTGCGCCAGGTGCGCAAGGCGCCGCAGACCCAGCAGCACGTCGTCACCTACACCGTGGTGCTGGCGACCGCCAATCTCGACGGCGCGCTGCTGCCGGGAATGACCGCCCTGGTGAAGATCGTCATCGAACGCCAGGACGACGTGCTGAAAGTGCCGCTCGCAGCGCTGCGGTTCCAGCCGGCCGGCACACGGCCGGACGCCGCGGCACGTAGCGGCGTGTGGGTGCGCACCGCCGGCGGCGCGCTGCAGCGCGTCGCGGTGACGGTCGGCGCCGCCGGCACCGAGCAGGTCGCGCTCCGGAGCGGCGACCTCGTCGAGGGCAGCGAGGTCGCCGTCGGCCAGGCCATCCGCCCGGCCGGCATGGAAATTCTCGGCATCAGGTTCGGATCATGA
- a CDS encoding ABC transporter ATP-binding protein, which produces MTASPLISLQSVSRTYRTEGVAVAAVRNVSFDIAQGEIVAVMGPSGSGKSTLMNMIGLLDLPSEGAVYLQGANVADLTEDRRSSLRARSIGFVFQSYNLLARHDAIENVALPLVYCGIARKERLARAEASLQAVGMLHRAHHFPRQLSGGEQQRVAIARALIASPLIVLADEPTGALDSRTGAEILSLFAALNRTGQTIVMITHDPGIATQCRRTIHLHDGELVNDETVAELLPRRSAAS; this is translated from the coding sequence ATGACCGCCTCGCCCCTCATCAGCCTCCAGTCGGTCAGCAGGACCTATCGCACCGAGGGCGTCGCGGTGGCGGCGGTGCGCAATGTCAGCTTCGATATCGCGCAAGGCGAGATCGTCGCGGTGATGGGGCCGTCCGGCTCCGGCAAGTCGACGCTGATGAACATGATCGGATTGCTCGACCTGCCGAGCGAGGGCGCGGTCTATCTCCAGGGCGCCAACGTCGCCGATCTCACGGAAGATCGCCGGTCGTCCCTGCGCGCCCGCAGCATCGGCTTCGTGTTCCAATCCTACAATCTGCTCGCGCGCCACGATGCCATCGAGAACGTCGCACTGCCGCTGGTCTATTGCGGCATCGCGCGCAAGGAACGGCTGGCGCGCGCGGAAGCGAGCCTTCAGGCCGTCGGCATGCTGCACCGGGCCCATCACTTCCCGCGGCAGCTCTCCGGCGGCGAGCAGCAGCGCGTCGCGATCGCGCGCGCACTGATCGCCTCCCCGCTGATCGTGCTCGCCGACGAGCCGACCGGCGCGCTCGACAGCCGCACCGGTGCCGAGATTCTCTCCCTGTTCGCCGCGCTCAACCGGACCGGCCAGACCATCGTCATGATCACCCACGATCCCGGCATCGCGACCCAGTGCCGGCGCACGATCCACCTGCATGACGGTGAGCTCGTCAACGATGAAACGGTGGCGGAGCTGCTGCCGAGACGGAGCGCTGCGTCATGA
- a CDS encoding ABC transporter permease, whose translation MTILQGFQIALHALRLNPLRSFLTMLGIVIGVASIVTVFAIGAGAQLRLQEQIRSIGANVLMITPGAVYQGGVRLKDGSKLTMTESDVQAILEQIPEIQAAAGSIAGTAQVIHEGKNWNTTINGTTTGHFMVRDWQLAAGRYFSATEEAGAGKVVILGSMVARELFAPGDDPIGAQIRIMKVPLEVVGVLDRKGPAQDDVAFVPLTTAKLRFLGSASNINRDSVAYIIAKVAADGQMAGARAEIENLLRQRHRIPAGQDDDFKVQDPAAAMEAQQGAIRTVALLLVAIASVSLLVGGISIMNVMIVSVTERTREIGIRRALGGRMRDIRLQFLCEALVLCLLGGAIGVAGGITLSMTVARMAGWVTSIDGQAIGLSLVFSIATGLVFGFYPAHKASKLSPIEALKTE comes from the coding sequence ATGACGATACTCCAGGGCTTTCAGATCGCGTTGCACGCCCTTCGCCTCAATCCGCTGCGCAGCTTCCTCACCATGCTCGGCATCGTGATCGGGGTCGCCTCGATCGTGACGGTGTTCGCGATCGGCGCCGGCGCGCAGCTGCGTCTGCAGGAGCAGATCCGTTCGATCGGCGCCAACGTGCTGATGATCACCCCCGGCGCGGTCTATCAGGGCGGCGTGCGTCTCAAGGACGGCAGCAAGCTGACGATGACCGAGAGCGACGTGCAGGCCATTCTCGAGCAGATCCCGGAAATCCAGGCCGCGGCCGGCTCCATCGCCGGGACGGCGCAGGTCATCCACGAGGGCAAGAACTGGAACACGACGATCAACGGCACGACCACCGGCCACTTCATGGTGCGCGACTGGCAGCTCGCGGCCGGGCGCTATTTCTCCGCCACCGAGGAAGCCGGCGCCGGCAAGGTCGTGATCCTCGGAAGCATGGTCGCGCGCGAGCTGTTCGCACCCGGCGACGATCCCATCGGCGCGCAGATCAGGATCATGAAGGTCCCGCTCGAGGTGGTCGGCGTGCTCGACCGCAAGGGACCCGCTCAGGACGACGTCGCCTTCGTGCCGCTCACCACGGCCAAGCTGCGCTTCCTCGGCAGCGCCAGCAACATCAACCGCGACTCGGTCGCCTACATCATCGCCAAGGTGGCCGCAGACGGTCAGATGGCGGGCGCGCGAGCGGAGATCGAGAACCTGCTGCGGCAGCGCCACCGCATCCCCGCCGGCCAGGACGACGACTTCAAGGTCCAGGATCCCGCCGCCGCCATGGAGGCGCAGCAGGGCGCGATCCGCACCGTCGCGTTGCTGCTCGTCGCCATCGCCTCGGTGTCGCTGCTCGTCGGCGGCATCAGCATCATGAACGTCATGATCGTGTCGGTCACCGAGCGCACCCGGGAGATCGGCATCCGCCGGGCGCTCGGCGGGCGGATGCGCGACATCCGTCTGCAGTTTCTCTGCGAAGCGCTCGTCCTTTGCCTGCTCGGCGGTGCCATCGGCGTCGCCGGCGGCATCACGCTCTCGATGACGGTCGCCCGCATGGCCGGGTGGGTCACCTCGATCGACGGCCAGGCGATCGGCCTGTCTCTCGTCTTCTCGATCGCGACCGGCCTCGTCTTTGGTTTTTATCCAGCTCACAAGGCGTCCAAGCTGAGTCCGATCGAGGCGCTCAAGACGGAGTGA
- a CDS encoding response regulator transcription factor codes for MSSDPKDLIAPTPRERELMTLIARGMQNKNIAYELNISENTVRAHIGNIMRKYRLQNRTQIAIAFALHTAPSSLRRDLAKTELFPAATKPAQALAPNPRAQTAPD; via the coding sequence ATGAGCTCGGATCCGAAAGATTTGATCGCACCGACACCGCGCGAACGGGAGCTGATGACGCTGATCGCGCGGGGGATGCAGAACAAGAACATCGCCTACGAGCTCAACATCTCGGAGAACACGGTGCGGGCGCACATCGGCAACATCATGCGCAAATACCGGCTTCAGAACAGAACGCAGATCGCGATCGCCTTTGCCCTGCACACCGCGCCGTCGTCGCTCCGCCGCGATCTCGCCAAGACCGAGCTCTTTCCGGCCGCGACGAAGCCGGCGCAGGCCCTTGCACCCAATCCACGGGCGCAGACCGCGCCGGATTGA
- a CDS encoding alkaline phosphatase family protein: MRRSLVLLSAGLAVLSTGLASAQNNTPRNLILFIPDGLRALKVTPETTPAMAEVRDKGVNFKNPHSLFPTFTMANGSAMSTGHYLGDTGVFSNTIWTNYTSVPAGDTVVPFIENDAVLGDIDEHFKGDYLNEETVLKMARDKGLSTAAIGKVGPTYQFDHTDKPEKPGLHSIVFDDSTGGKNGVALSDEVKDALTKAGLPLATPPRGDNSKAGDAKTPGTTVANVAQQAYFADVATKVVLPMFKARNKPFVLVFWSRDPDGSQHNTGDSLNQIMPGINGPTSMAGIKNADANLAQLRKGLDELGLAASTNIIVSADHGFSTISKESKTSPSAKVSYDDTPKDFLPMGFLALDLAKVLDLPLFDPNDKNVKIEGNKHPKAGNGVLGKDPTKPDLVVATNGGSDLIYLPNKDKKLAAKTIKALLEQDYVSGLFVEDSLGRFPGTLPLSSINLRGKSATPTPSIVVNFRSYASDCGEAPTNCSVQVADTVLRQGQGMHGSFSRGDTMNFMAAIGPDFKAGYVDEIPVSNADVGMTAAQLMGLRSSHNGGLIGRVMSEAMPNGIVPKAYAGTVKSKPAEGGLVTVLNFQRVGSQRYFDAAGFPGRTLGLEVDKLGLEDRKQKTAGK, from the coding sequence ATGCGCCGTTCACTGGTGTTGCTGTCCGCCGGACTGGCCGTGCTGTCCACCGGACTTGCCTCCGCCCAGAACAACACGCCCCGCAACCTGATCCTGTTCATTCCGGACGGTCTGCGCGCGCTGAAGGTCACCCCGGAGACGACGCCCGCGATGGCCGAGGTTCGCGACAAGGGCGTCAACTTCAAGAACCCGCATTCGCTCTTTCCCACCTTCACCATGGCCAACGGCTCGGCGATGTCGACCGGCCATTATCTCGGCGACACCGGCGTGTTCTCCAACACGATCTGGACCAACTACACCTCAGTACCCGCCGGCGACACCGTGGTTCCCTTCATCGAGAACGACGCCGTGCTCGGCGATATCGACGAGCATTTCAAGGGCGACTACCTCAACGAAGAGACCGTTCTGAAGATGGCCCGCGACAAGGGGCTGAGCACCGCGGCGATCGGCAAGGTCGGCCCGACCTACCAGTTCGACCACACCGATAAGCCTGAGAAGCCCGGCCTGCACTCGATCGTGTTCGACGATTCCACCGGGGGCAAGAACGGCGTGGCACTGTCGGACGAGGTGAAGGACGCTTTGACCAAGGCCGGCCTGCCCCTCGCCACGCCGCCGCGCGGCGACAATTCCAAGGCGGGCGACGCCAAGACGCCGGGCACCACTGTCGCCAACGTCGCGCAGCAGGCCTATTTTGCCGACGTCGCCACCAAGGTGGTGTTGCCGATGTTCAAGGCGCGCAACAAGCCCTTCGTGCTGGTGTTCTGGTCGCGCGACCCCGACGGCAGCCAGCACAACACCGGCGACAGCCTCAACCAGATCATGCCGGGCATCAACGGCCCGACCTCGATGGCCGGCATCAAGAACGCCGACGCCAACCTCGCCCAGCTCCGCAAGGGGCTCGACGAACTCGGGCTCGCGGCCTCGACCAACATCATCGTCTCGGCCGACCACGGCTTCTCGACCATCTCCAAGGAGAGCAAGACCAGCCCGTCGGCCAAGGTCAGCTATGACGATACGCCCAAGGACTTCCTGCCGATGGGCTTCCTGGCGCTCGACCTTGCGAAAGTGCTCGACCTGCCCTTGTTCGATCCCAACGACAAGAACGTGAAGATCGAAGGCAACAAGCATCCCAAGGCCGGCAACGGCGTGCTCGGCAAGGATCCCACCAAGCCGGACCTCGTCGTCGCCACCAATGGCGGCTCGGACCTGATCTACCTGCCGAACAAGGACAAGAAGCTCGCCGCGAAGACCATCAAGGCGCTGCTCGAGCAAGACTACGTCTCCGGCCTGTTCGTCGAGGATTCGCTCGGCCGCTTCCCCGGGACGCTGCCGCTGTCGAGCATCAATCTGCGCGGCAAGTCGGCGACCCCGACGCCGTCGATCGTCGTCAACTTCCGCTCCTATGCCAGCGATTGCGGCGAGGCGCCGACCAATTGCTCGGTGCAGGTCGCCGACACCGTGCTGCGCCAGGGCCAGGGCATGCATGGCAGCTTCAGCCGCGGCGATACCATGAACTTCATGGCCGCCATCGGTCCGGACTTCAAAGCCGGCTATGTCGACGAGATTCCGGTCAGCAATGCCGATGTCGGCATGACGGCCGCGCAGCTCATGGGTTTGCGCAGCTCGCACAATGGCGGCCTGATCGGCCGCGTGATGTCCGAGGCCATGCCCAATGGCATCGTGCCGAAGGCCTATGCCGGCACGGTGAAGTCGAAGCCCGCCGAGGGCGGCCTCGTCACCGTGCTGAACTTCCAGCGCGTCGGCAGCCAGCGCTATTTCGATGCCGCTGGTTTCCCGGGCCGCACGCTGGGGCTCGAGGTGGACAAGCTTGGATTGGAGGACCGCAAACAAAAAACGGCGGGGAAATAA
- a CDS encoding peroxiredoxin, translated as MTLPIGATAPDFEAETTEGKIKFHDWIGNSWALLFSHPKDFTPVCTTELGALAKLKPEFDKRGVKLMGLSVDPVDRHAKWSDDIKETQGAAPNYPMIGDIDFNVSKLYEMLPASTSGDPLTRTPADNQTVRNVFIIGPDKKIKLVLVYPMTTGRNFQEILRVIDSLQLTAKHRVATPADWSQGEDVIIAGSVSNDEAKTIYPQGWKEPKPYIRIVPQPK; from the coding sequence ATGACACTTCCGATCGGCGCCACCGCCCCCGACTTCGAAGCCGAGACCACCGAAGGGAAGATCAAGTTCCACGACTGGATCGGCAACAGCTGGGCCCTCTTGTTCTCGCACCCGAAGGACTTCACGCCGGTTTGTACGACCGAGCTCGGCGCTCTCGCCAAGCTGAAGCCGGAGTTCGACAAGCGCGGCGTCAAGCTGATGGGCCTCTCGGTCGATCCGGTCGATCGCCATGCCAAATGGTCGGATGACATCAAGGAGACCCAAGGCGCCGCGCCCAACTACCCGATGATCGGCGACATCGATTTCAACGTCTCCAAGCTCTACGAAATGTTGCCGGCCTCGACCTCGGGCGATCCCCTCACCCGCACGCCGGCCGATAACCAGACCGTCCGCAACGTTTTCATCATCGGGCCGGACAAGAAGATCAAGCTGGTGCTGGTCTATCCGATGACGACGGGTCGGAACTTCCAGGAGATCCTGCGCGTCATCGACTCGCTCCAGCTCACCGCCAAGCATCGCGTCGCCACCCCGGCCGACTGGTCGCAGGGCGAGGACGTCATCATCGCGGGCTCGGTCTCCAACGACGAGGCCAAGACGATCTATCCGCAGGGCTGGAAAGAGCCGAAGCCCTACATCCGCATCGTCCCGCAGCCTAAATGA
- a CDS encoding methyl-accepting chemotaxis protein codes for MSNLLTAKFLPRFKLGTKAVLCAVLLIAMNTALVVGAGYWSLTSAFNDRALRDIEINLRTLALAFAETVPEAKITIRDGAVVRAEIPKMPDLKDHAIVDRSVSYVGGNATLFVFDAASGQFVRRSTNVKKENGDRAVGTQLAADHPGQAPLRRGEAYKGPATLFGKTFMTAYFPIADGTGKVAGILYVGIPMAQFEGMLSQAMESMAAAAGLAALLVLVLTLLVVRRITRPLTSVTHSLTALANGQGDVAIECEDRADEIGEIARTVAVFKSNSQERARMRSEQAAATAAAAEQRKAELRNFVEGFRGSVGGILDKVLASSGEFERAARQLTDAARSTADLSAQSAGASESASEHVRSAASASDELSQSISEITRRVQESNEISAEAVRQAEATDQRIAQLSEAGSRIGDVVKLITSIAEQTNLLALNATIEAARAGDAGRGFAVVAQEVKTLAGQTAKATDEISSQIESMQLATEESVAAIKAISQTIERISGIAGSISAAVEQQKSATHNIVASVRAAVSGTADVAVNVRHAAKGASETGETSSRMFASAQALSGESLHLKAEVESFLDRVHAA; via the coding sequence ATGTCCAATCTTCTAACGGCGAAGTTCCTGCCGCGGTTCAAGCTCGGCACCAAGGCCGTCCTGTGCGCGGTGCTGCTGATCGCAATGAACACGGCGCTGGTGGTCGGCGCCGGCTATTGGTCGCTGACATCCGCGTTCAATGACCGCGCCTTGCGCGACATCGAGATCAATCTGCGCACGCTGGCGCTGGCCTTTGCGGAGACCGTTCCCGAAGCCAAGATCACGATCCGGGACGGCGCGGTGGTCCGCGCCGAGATCCCAAAAATGCCCGACCTCAAGGATCACGCCATCGTCGATCGGTCGGTGTCCTATGTCGGCGGCAACGCGACCCTGTTCGTGTTCGACGCGGCGAGCGGGCAGTTCGTCCGCCGCTCGACCAACGTGAAAAAGGAAAATGGCGACCGCGCCGTCGGGACCCAGCTTGCCGCGGATCATCCCGGGCAGGCCCCGCTGCGCCGGGGCGAGGCCTATAAGGGGCCGGCCACGCTGTTCGGCAAGACGTTCATGACCGCCTATTTCCCGATTGCGGATGGTACCGGCAAGGTCGCCGGCATTCTCTATGTCGGCATCCCCATGGCGCAGTTCGAGGGCATGCTGTCTCAGGCGATGGAGAGCATGGCGGCCGCCGCCGGGCTTGCCGCGCTTCTGGTGCTGGTCCTGACCCTGCTGGTCGTCCGCCGCATCACCCGGCCGCTGACCTCGGTGACGCATTCGCTCACCGCGCTTGCCAACGGCCAGGGCGACGTCGCGATCGAATGCGAGGACCGGGCCGACGAGATCGGCGAGATCGCCCGCACGGTCGCGGTGTTCAAGAGCAACTCGCAGGAGCGGGCGCGCATGCGCAGCGAGCAGGCGGCGGCAACCGCCGCCGCAGCCGAGCAGCGCAAGGCCGAGCTGCGCAACTTCGTCGAGGGGTTCCGCGGCAGTGTCGGCGGCATTCTCGACAAGGTGCTGGCATCGTCGGGCGAGTTCGAGCGCGCAGCGCGACAACTCACCGACGCCGCGCGCTCCACGGCCGATCTGTCGGCGCAGTCGGCGGGAGCTTCCGAAAGCGCCTCCGAGCATGTGCGTTCGGCGGCGTCGGCTTCCGACGAATTGTCCCAATCCATCTCCGAGATCACCCGCCGGGTGCAGGAATCGAACGAGATCTCCGCCGAGGCGGTGCGGCAGGCCGAAGCGACCGACCAGCGCATTGCGCAGCTCTCGGAAGCCGGCTCGCGCATCGGCGACGTCGTCAAGCTGATCACCTCGATTGCCGAGCAGACCAATCTGCTGGCGCTGAATGCGACCATCGAGGCCGCACGCGCGGGCGATGCCGGCCGCGGCTTCGCGGTGGTGGCTCAGGAGGTCAAGACGCTCGCCGGCCAGACCGCGAAGGCGACCGACGAGATATCGAGCCAGATCGAGAGCATGCAGCTTGCGACCGAGGAATCGGTCGCCGCCATCAAGGCGATCAGCCAGACCATCGAGCGCATCAGCGGCATCGCAGGCTCGATCTCGGCCGCGGTCGAGCAACAGAAAAGCGCGACTCACAACATCGTGGCCAGCGTGCGCGCGGCGGTGTCAGGCACGGCCGATGTCGCGGTCAATGTCCGTCACGCCGCCAAGGGCGCCAGCGAGACGGGCGAGACGTCGAGCCGGATGTTTGCTTCCGCCCAGGCGCTGTCGGGCGAGAGCCTGCATCTGAAGGCCGAGGTCGAGAGCTTCCTCGACCGCGTGCACGCGGCCTGA